A region from the Clostridium beijerinckii genome encodes:
- a CDS encoding MBL fold metallo-hydrolase, translating into MSIINQDLHQFSTHIPQINLSFHQYLLLAYEPLLVHTGNVNQAEVLLPQLKVALNNKDLKYIFISHFEADECGGLPIILEQFPKAKVICSEVTARQLNGFGVKSEVIIKKAGEKLSTDDYELEFFSYPSEMHLWDGLLAMENRRGIFFSSDLMLRHGEEIGTVKEFNWYTEVNNIRSEQVPDADRREKLQQTLLQLNPRFVATGHGPCIKLQ; encoded by the coding sequence ATGTCAATTATTAATCAAGATTTACATCAATTTAGCACACACATTCCACAGATTAATCTTTCATTTCATCAATATCTGTTATTAGCGTATGAACCACTATTAGTTCATACTGGTAATGTTAATCAAGCAGAAGTTCTGCTACCTCAGTTGAAAGTAGCACTTAATAATAAAGATTTAAAGTATATTTTTATTTCTCATTTTGAAGCAGATGAATGTGGTGGTTTGCCCATAATATTAGAACAATTCCCTAAGGCTAAGGTAATTTGTTCTGAAGTAACAGCACGTCAGTTAAATGGTTTCGGAGTTAAAAGCGAAGTCATTATCAAAAAAGCTGGGGAAAAGCTAAGCACTGATGATTATGAACTAGAGTTTTTTAGTTACCCTTCAGAAATGCATCTCTGGGATGGATTATTGGCTATGGAAAATAGACGTGGAATATTCTTTAGTAGTGATTTGATGCTTCGTCATGGCGAAGAAATAGGTACTGTAAAAGAATTTAACTGGTACACAGAAGTAAATAACATTCGATCAGAACAAGTACCAGATGCTGATAGACGGGAAAAATTGCAGCAGACTTTGTTGCAATTAAATCCACGTTTTGTAGCAACTGGTCATGGACCCTGCATTAAACTACAATAG
- a CDS encoding NADP-dependent glyceraldehyde-3-phosphate dehydrogenase, whose translation MFDNIMDENNTFKNLVNGEWVNSTCGNFVEIKSPLDNSLLGRVPAMEREEVDIAVQTAKEAQRKWKNTTISERAEILYKAADILLKNIDELSELMMMEIAKDRKSCRSEVSRSADFIKFTADTAKNLSGESIPGDSFPGFKNNKLSVVKREPLGVVLAISPFNYPINLSVSKIAPGLMAGNSVILKSATQGSLCGLYLARVFEKAGVPAGVLNTVTGKGSEIGDYITTHKGINFINFTGSTEIGARISKMTSMVPLLMELGGKDAAIVLEDANLELAASNIVAGGYSYSGQRCTAVKRILVVNKVADKLLEKIKEKIEKLTIGNPIVKDVDIVPLISSKAADFVIELIEDAKNKGADLIVGGNREGNLIYPTLFDNVTTDMRLAWEEPFGPVIPIIRVKDKDEAIEIANKSEYGLQSAVFTENINNAFYVADKLDVGTVQVNNKTERGPDNFPFLGVKASGMGTQGVRYSIESMSRPKVTVINLSMHK comes from the coding sequence ATGTTTGATAATATAATGGATGAAAATAATACTTTTAAAAATTTAGTAAATGGAGAATGGGTTAACAGTACATGTGGAAACTTTGTAGAGATAAAATCACCATTAGATAATTCATTATTAGGCAGAGTTCCAGCTATGGAAAGGGAAGAGGTAGATATTGCAGTGCAAACTGCTAAAGAAGCTCAAAGGAAGTGGAAAAATACAACAATAAGTGAAAGAGCAGAAATATTATATAAGGCAGCAGATATTTTACTAAAAAATATAGATGAATTATCAGAGCTTATGATGATGGAAATTGCTAAAGATAGAAAAAGCTGTAGATCAGAGGTTTCTAGAAGTGCAGATTTTATAAAGTTTACAGCTGATACAGCGAAGAATTTATCTGGTGAAAGTATTCCAGGGGACAGTTTCCCTGGTTTTAAGAATAATAAATTATCAGTTGTAAAAAGGGAACCTCTAGGAGTTGTACTTGCCATATCTCCTTTTAATTACCCAATAAATTTATCAGTTTCTAAAATAGCACCAGGATTAATGGCAGGAAACTCAGTTATCTTAAAATCTGCAACTCAAGGAAGTCTATGTGGATTGTACTTAGCGAGAGTATTTGAAAAAGCAGGAGTTCCAGCTGGAGTATTAAATACAGTTACAGGTAAAGGCAGTGAAATTGGAGATTATATTACTACTCATAAAGGAATAAATTTCATCAATTTTACAGGCAGTACGGAAATAGGGGCTAGAATTTCTAAGATGACTAGTATGGTACCTCTTTTAATGGAGCTAGGCGGCAAGGATGCTGCTATAGTTTTAGAAGATGCTAATTTAGAACTAGCTGCAAGCAACATTGTTGCAGGTGGATATTCATATTCAGGCCAAAGATGTACAGCTGTAAAACGAATCTTAGTAGTAAATAAAGTGGCAGATAAATTACTAGAAAAAATCAAAGAAAAGATAGAAAAGCTTACTATAGGAAATCCTATAGTAAAAGATGTGGATATTGTACCACTAATTAGTTCTAAAGCTGCAGATTTCGTTATTGAATTAATAGAAGATGCAAAAAACAAAGGTGCTGACTTAATTGTGGGTGGAAATAGAGAAGGAAATTTAATTTACCCAACTCTTTTTGATAATGTTACAACAGATATGAGACTTGCATGGGAGGAACCATTTGGGCCAGTAATTCCAATAATACGAGTAAAAGATAAAGATGAAGCAATAGAAATAGCTAATAAATCAGAATATGGACTTCAAAGTGCTGTATTTACAGAAAACATAAATAATGCTTTTTATGTGGCTGATAAGTTAGACGTAGGAACAGTTCAAGTAAATAATAAGACAGAGAGAGGTCCAGATAATTTTCCATTCCTTGGGGTAAAGGCTTCTGGTATGGGAACTCAGGGAGTAAGATATTCAATTGAATCTATGTCTAGGCCTAAGGTAACTGTAATAAATTTATCAATGCATAAGTGA
- a CDS encoding NAD(P)/FAD-dependent oxidoreductase, whose amino-acid sequence MEEEIVIVGSGIAAISAVKKIHEINPQSKITIFGEEKFYPYYRIKISKGLLGNLEEEKLLVQKKQWYTENNVKLCLDKKVVGLDPKKKEITLTDGTRISYSKLLLANGASNFIPPVKGIDKVGVFTLRTLDGAFKILDYLKNIKTIVLIGGGVQNLETANALSKGGKKVIIVEFASRLMPRQLDEFASNRLRQSIEAQGVEVMIDTQVQEILGKGKVGGFITESGVQGSCDMVIYSTGITPNIQIAHDIDLNVSNGIVVNERMETNINNIFAAGDVSEFNGKVYGLWGIAMQQGKIAGANICNQGLIFELPTPVTSLDAFGISIFSMGDIEECPDTDLLIEMQNDSHRYYKLFIRNNHIVGAIVLGDSKKFMSIKSLIENKIEVNFVKEAHYSVDEFIETIRNEKK is encoded by the coding sequence TTGGAAGAAGAAATTGTTATTGTTGGTAGTGGTATTGCTGCTATTTCAGCTGTTAAAAAAATACATGAAATAAATCCACAAAGTAAGATTACTATATTCGGTGAGGAAAAGTTTTATCCATACTACCGAATTAAAATTTCCAAAGGCCTTTTAGGTAATTTGGAGGAAGAAAAGCTTTTAGTTCAAAAAAAGCAATGGTATACAGAGAATAACGTTAAACTTTGTTTAGATAAGAAGGTAGTTGGCCTAGATCCAAAGAAGAAAGAAATAACTCTTACGGATGGAACGCGCATCTCTTATTCTAAGTTACTCTTAGCAAATGGTGCAAGTAATTTTATACCTCCCGTTAAAGGCATAGATAAAGTTGGAGTATTTACGCTAAGAACATTAGATGGAGCATTCAAGATTTTGGATTATTTAAAAAATATCAAAACAATTGTGCTCATTGGTGGAGGAGTTCAGAATTTAGAAACTGCTAATGCACTGTCCAAAGGTGGGAAAAAAGTAATTATTGTAGAATTTGCATCTCGTTTAATGCCTCGACAACTTGATGAATTTGCATCAAATAGATTAAGGCAATCAATTGAAGCTCAAGGTGTAGAGGTTATGATTGATACTCAGGTTCAAGAAATATTAGGAAAAGGAAAGGTCGGAGGATTTATCACAGAATCTGGAGTACAAGGATCTTGTGATATGGTTATTTACTCTACAGGAATTACGCCAAATATTCAGATTGCACATGATATTGATCTAAACGTAAGTAACGGAATAGTGGTGAATGAACGAATGGAAACTAATATAAATAATATATTTGCAGCAGGAGATGTATCGGAATTTAACGGCAAAGTTTATGGCTTATGGGGTATAGCAATGCAACAAGGGAAAATTGCCGGAGCAAATATATGTAATCAAGGTTTAATTTTCGAGCTGCCGACACCAGTTACGTCATTAGATGCTTTTGGTATATCTATATTTTCAATGGGAGATATTGAAGAGTGTCCAGATACGGATTTACTTATTGAAATGCAAAACGATAGTCATAGGTACTATAAGTTATTTATTCGAAATAATCATATAGTAGGAGCTATTGTATTAGGTGATTCTAAAAAATTCATGAGTATTAAGAGTCTTATAGAGAATAAGATAGAAGTTAATTTTGTAAAGGAAGCTCATTATTCAGTAGATGAATTTATTGAAACAATTAGGAATGAAAAAAAGTAA
- a CDS encoding ferredoxin--nitrite reductase — protein MSYEAIWSKNQKINEVEVIKLEKDGLDVIETIIEKYSKDGYDSITPEDMNRFKWAGVYEQKPRDGHFMIRVRINSGIMSSEQTRTLAIIAKDYGRGIANVTTRGAVQFHWIKIENLPRIFEMLKACGLSSFEACGDCPRTIVGNPLAGIDKHELMDTTGIIEEVNSFFLLNKDFSNLPRKFKISISSNIHNAAHAQINDVAFTPAVKNIDGKEVIGFHVWVGGGLSASPHLAQKLNIFVKPEDVIKVTKGVCTIFRDYGYREKRTRARLKFLIADWGTEKFQEKLLELIGQMQNSGEDKLSSWNASYYFGVHSQKQKGKSYMGINLPLGEITCDELLEIADISDKYGDGKIRTTLSQNLIITGISDEDVTFLLEKDIFKRLSLNPNLFLGHTISCTGKEYCNLAIVETKERAKKVVQYLDSRIKLDTPIRIHFTGCPNSCGQKQIADISLQGAFIKTENGSEEAFTLWLGGTLNSNARFAENINYRVKATDVHEILETIILFFKANKEENEDFNEFVNRVGISEIKKNTINILY, from the coding sequence ATGTCTTATGAAGCAATTTGGTCTAAAAATCAAAAAATAAATGAAGTAGAAGTTATAAAACTTGAAAAAGATGGTTTAGATGTAATTGAAACAATTATAGAGAAATATTCAAAGGACGGTTATGATTCTATAACTCCTGAGGATATGAATAGATTTAAGTGGGCTGGAGTTTATGAACAAAAGCCTAGAGATGGTCACTTTATGATAAGAGTACGTATAAACTCTGGAATAATGAGTTCAGAGCAAACAAGAACTTTAGCAATAATTGCCAAGGATTATGGTCGTGGAATTGCAAATGTTACTACAAGAGGTGCTGTACAATTTCATTGGATTAAAATAGAAAATTTGCCTCGTATATTTGAAATGCTTAAAGCTTGTGGTCTTAGTTCTTTTGAAGCTTGTGGTGACTGTCCTAGAACAATAGTAGGAAATCCACTTGCAGGAATTGATAAACATGAGCTTATGGATACAACTGGAATTATAGAAGAAGTCAATAGTTTCTTTTTATTAAACAAAGACTTTTCTAATTTACCAAGAAAATTTAAAATATCAATATCTTCTAACATACATAATGCAGCACATGCTCAAATTAATGACGTTGCTTTTACTCCAGCAGTAAAAAATATTGATGGTAAAGAAGTAATTGGTTTTCATGTGTGGGTAGGTGGAGGTCTTTCTGCCAGTCCTCATTTAGCTCAGAAGCTTAATATTTTTGTAAAACCAGAAGATGTAATTAAAGTTACTAAGGGTGTATGTACTATTTTTAGAGATTATGGATACAGAGAAAAACGTACTCGTGCTCGTTTAAAATTCTTAATAGCAGATTGGGGAACAGAGAAATTCCAAGAAAAACTATTAGAACTCATTGGGCAAATGCAAAATAGTGGGGAAGATAAATTATCTTCATGGAATGCTTCTTACTACTTTGGTGTTCATTCTCAAAAGCAGAAAGGTAAAAGTTATATGGGGATTAATTTGCCACTAGGTGAAATTACTTGTGATGAACTTTTGGAGATTGCAGATATTTCAGATAAATATGGAGATGGTAAAATTAGAACTACACTTTCTCAGAATTTAATTATTACAGGGATAAGTGATGAAGATGTAACATTTTTATTAGAAAAGGATATTTTTAAGCGTTTATCCCTAAATCCAAATTTATTTCTTGGACATACTATTTCATGCACAGGTAAAGAATATTGTAATTTAGCTATTGTTGAAACAAAAGAAAGAGCTAAAAAAGTTGTGCAATATCTTGATTCTAGAATTAAATTAGATACTCCTATTCGTATTCACTTTACAGGATGTCCTAACTCTTGTGGACAAAAGCAAATAGCTGATATTAGTCTTCAAGGAGCATTTATAAAAACTGAAAATGGTAGTGAAGAGGCGTTCACCTTGTGGCTAGGTGGTACATTAAATTCTAATGCAAGATTTGCTGAAAATATTAATTATCGGGTGAAGGCTACTGATGTTCATGAGATTCTTGAAACAATAATACTTTTCTTCAAGGCTAATAAAGAAGAAAATGAGGATTTTAATGAATTTGTTAATAGGGTGGGAATTAGTGAGATTAAGAAAAACACAATTAACATCTTATACTAA
- a CDS encoding hemerythrin, with the protein MSSFAASVDVRIYEKGKKKSVIFKAFEELALGETMELINDHDPRPLYQQFMMKFPEQFEWEYLKQGPEIWRIGITKKQKHN; encoded by the coding sequence ATGTCAAGTTTTGCTGCAAGTGTAGATGTTAGAATCTATGAAAAAGGAAAGAAGAAATCAGTTATTTTTAAAGCTTTTGAAGAATTAGCATTGGGTGAAACAATGGAACTTATAAATGATCATGATCCGCGTCCGCTTTATCAGCAGTTTATGATGAAGTTTCCAGAACAGTTTGAGTGGGAATATTTAAAACAAGGACCTGAAATATGGCGAATAGGAATTACAAAGAAACAAAAGCACAATTAA
- a CDS encoding hydroxylamine reductase: MDENPMFCYQCEQTAGGKGCTKMGVCGKTPEIANLQDLLIYQCKGISCYAKDLIEKGEEIDKSIVSFVENSLFTTLTNVNFDAEVHVEMLKDSQKIKENLRDRVGDDKDYPEQATYNLSETKEEMLKDSKRAGIMFDQDLDADVRSLRQTIVYGLKGISAYGHQARCLDYYDDQVDNFYFRGLECTTNDNLSVEELIRMTMRTGDMSVAVMKKLDEANTETYKNPSPHKVNVHIEKGPFIVVSGHDLRDLEMLLEQTEGKGINIYTHGEMLPSHGYPGLKKYKHLVGNYGGAWQDQQKEFDGIPGCILMTTNCLMRPRETYKDRIFTTSVVGWDGVKYIQADKEGYKDFTPIIEKALELGGFKESEEPKEILVGFGHHATLSHAEAIVNAVKEGKIRHFFLIGGCDGARPGRNYYTEFAKKVPEDCVILTLACGKYRFNKLDFGEVAGLPRLLDVGQCNDAYSAVRIATALADAFDTSVNGLPLSIILSWYEQKAVADLLALLSLGVKGIFLGPSLPAFISPNVLQYLVDTFNLQAISEPDDDLKTCLQQGI, translated from the coding sequence ATGGATGAAAATCCTATGTTTTGTTATCAATGTGAGCAAACAGCAGGGGGAAAAGGATGTACTAAAATGGGTGTGTGTGGAAAAACACCTGAAATAGCCAATCTTCAAGATTTGCTTATATATCAATGCAAAGGAATAAGTTGTTATGCAAAGGACCTTATAGAAAAAGGAGAAGAAATAGACAAAAGCATTGTTAGTTTTGTAGAAAATTCATTATTTACAACACTTACTAATGTTAATTTCGATGCAGAAGTTCATGTAGAAATGCTTAAAGATTCTCAAAAAATAAAAGAAAATTTGAGAGATAGAGTGGGTGATGACAAAGATTACCCAGAACAAGCAACTTATAATTTAAGTGAAACTAAGGAAGAAATGCTTAAGGATTCAAAAAGAGCTGGAATTATGTTTGATCAAGATTTAGATGCTGATGTAAGATCACTTAGACAAACAATAGTTTATGGCTTAAAGGGTATAAGTGCATATGGACATCAAGCAAGATGTTTAGATTATTATGATGATCAAGTTGATAATTTCTATTTTAGAGGATTAGAATGTACAACGAATGATAATTTAAGTGTTGAAGAGTTAATTCGAATGACTATGAGAACTGGTGATATGAGTGTAGCTGTTATGAAGAAATTAGATGAAGCTAATACGGAGACTTATAAGAACCCAAGTCCTCACAAAGTTAATGTACATATTGAAAAAGGACCATTTATAGTTGTTTCTGGTCATGATTTAAGAGATTTAGAAATGTTATTAGAACAAACTGAAGGAAAAGGAATTAACATATATACTCATGGTGAAATGTTACCTAGTCATGGGTATCCTGGACTTAAAAAATATAAACACCTTGTAGGAAACTATGGTGGTGCTTGGCAAGATCAACAAAAAGAATTTGATGGAATACCAGGCTGTATTTTAATGACCACAAATTGTTTAATGAGACCTAGAGAAACATATAAAGATAGAATTTTTACAACAAGTGTAGTTGGATGGGATGGAGTAAAATATATTCAAGCTGATAAAGAAGGATATAAAGATTTTACACCAATAATAGAAAAAGCATTAGAACTTGGTGGATTTAAAGAAAGCGAAGAACCAAAGGAAATTCTTGTTGGTTTTGGTCATCATGCAACCCTAAGTCATGCAGAAGCAATTGTTAATGCAGTTAAGGAAGGTAAAATCAGACATTTCTTCTTAATAGGTGGATGTGATGGTGCAAGACCAGGTAGAAATTACTATACTGAATTTGCAAAGAAGGTTCCAGAAGATTGTGTAATCCTAACACTCGCATGTGGTAAATATAGATTTAATAAATTAGATTTTGGAGAAGTTGCTGGACTTCCAAGATTATTAGATGTAGGTCAATGTAATGATGCATATTCAGCAGTTAGAATTGCAACAGCACTTGCAGATGCATTTGATACAAGTGTAAATGGATTACCATTATCAATAATTTTATCATGGTATGAACAAAAAGCAGTTGCAGATTTACTAGCATTACTTTCATTAGGTGTAAAAGGAATTTTCCTTGGACCATCACTACCAGCATTTATAAGTCCTAATGTATTACAATATTTAGTCGATACATTTAACTTACAAGCAATAAGTGAACCTGATGATGATTTAAAAACTTGCTTACAACAAGGTATATAA
- a CDS encoding rubredoxin: MDSYVCTVCGYIYDPAVGDIDNGVNPGTKFEDITDDWVCPLCGVPKSDFEKVE, encoded by the coding sequence ATGGACAGTTATGTTTGTACAGTATGTGGCTATATTTATGATCCAGCAGTAGGTGATATTGATAATGGTGTTAATCCGGGAACAAAATTTGAAGATATTACTGATGATTGGGTATGCCCTTTATGTGGAGTGCCAAAATCAGATTTTGAAAAAGTAGAATAA
- a CDS encoding hydroxylamine reductase, with the protein MSMFCYQCQETAGCTGCTKVGVCGKDEYVAKAQDLLIYVTKGLAIVSNEGRKVNVIDAKVDKFVTENLFTTITNANFDRDSILDRVRETLKLREILKAKVVKAGGTVGEVKVTGGFFKKIFGMKTTEMIMPEAATWTADNTIDFEAKAEKVGVLATENEDIRSLRELITYGLKGLSAYMKHAMNLKYNNEEVHAFMAKALAATIDDTLTVDDYVGLALEAGKFGVDGMALLDKANTESYGHPEITTVDIGVRTNPGILISGHDLRDLEMLLAQTEGTGVDVYTHGEMLAGQYYPKFKKYSHFAGNYGNAWWKQKEEFEKFNGVILMTTNCIVIPKDSYKNRLFTTGATGMPGCAHIEAKADGTKDFSKLIEMAKKCKAPTEIEKGQIVGGFAHNQVLALADKVVDAVKTGAIKRFFVMAGCDGRAKSRNYYTDFAEKLPKDTVILTAGCAKYKYNKLNLGDIGGIPRVLDAGQCNDSYSLVVIALKLQEVFGLKSVNDLPISYNIAWYEQKAVIVLLSLLHLGVKNIHLGPTLPAFLSPNVAKVLIDNFGIGGITNVEDDMKMFMEA; encoded by the coding sequence ATGTCGATGTTTTGTTATCAATGTCAAGAAACAGCAGGTTGTACTGGATGTACTAAAGTGGGAGTTTGCGGTAAAGATGAATATGTAGCAAAGGCTCAAGATTTATTAATATATGTAACTAAAGGACTAGCTATAGTAAGTAATGAAGGAAGAAAAGTTAATGTTATAGATGCTAAAGTTGATAAATTCGTAACAGAAAACTTATTTACAACAATTACAAATGCAAATTTTGATAGAGATTCTATTTTAGATAGAGTAAGAGAAACTTTAAAGCTTAGAGAAATTTTAAAAGCTAAAGTTGTTAAGGCTGGTGGAACTGTTGGAGAAGTAAAAGTAACTGGTGGTTTCTTCAAAAAAATATTTGGAATGAAAACTACAGAAATGATAATGCCAGAGGCTGCTACTTGGACTGCTGATAATACAATAGACTTTGAGGCAAAGGCTGAAAAAGTTGGAGTACTTGCAACTGAAAATGAAGATATAAGAAGTTTAAGAGAACTTATAACTTATGGATTAAAAGGTTTATCTGCATACATGAAACATGCTATGAACTTAAAATACAATAATGAAGAAGTTCACGCATTTATGGCAAAGGCATTAGCAGCTACAATTGATGATACTTTAACTGTTGATGACTATGTAGGACTTGCACTAGAAGCAGGAAAATTTGGTGTAGATGGTATGGCATTACTTGATAAAGCTAATACTGAAAGCTATGGACATCCAGAAATCACAACTGTAGATATTGGAGTTAGAACTAACCCAGGAATATTGATTTCAGGACATGATTTAAGAGATTTAGAAATGTTACTTGCGCAAACAGAAGGAACTGGAGTAGATGTTTATACTCATGGTGAAATGCTTGCTGGACAATATTATCCAAAATTCAAGAAATACAGTCACTTTGCAGGAAACTACGGTAATGCATGGTGGAAACAAAAAGAAGAATTCGAAAAGTTTAATGGAGTAATTCTTATGACTACTAACTGTATAGTTATTCCAAAGGATTCTTACAAAAATAGATTATTTACAACTGGTGCGACAGGAATGCCAGGATGTGCACATATAGAAGCTAAGGCTGATGGAACAAAAGATTTTTCTAAGCTTATAGAAATGGCTAAAAAATGTAAAGCACCTACTGAAATAGAAAAAGGACAAATAGTTGGTGGATTCGCTCATAACCAAGTTTTAGCACTTGCTGATAAAGTTGTAGATGCTGTTAAAACTGGAGCTATAAAGAGATTCTTTGTAATGGCTGGTTGTGACGGTAGAGCTAAATCAAGAAATTACTATACTGATTTTGCAGAAAAATTACCTAAAGATACAGTTATATTAACAGCAGGTTGTGCTAAATATAAATATAACAAATTAAACTTAGGTGACATTGGTGGAATTCCAAGAGTATTAGATGCAGGTCAATGTAATGATTCATATTCATTAGTTGTTATAGCACTAAAACTTCAAGAAGTATTTGGATTAAAGAGTGTAAATGACCTACCTATATCATACAACATAGCTTGGTATGAACAAAAAGCTGTAATAGTATTATTATCATTATTACACTTAGGTGTTAAAAACATTCACTTAGGACCAACACTTCCAGCATTCCTTTCACCAAATGTTGCTAAAGTATTAATAGATAACTTTGGAATTGGTGGAATCACTAATGTAGAAGATGACATGAAGATGTTTATGGAAGCTTAA
- a CDS encoding FprA family A-type flavoprotein: MEKNIMLSKNIFWIGKVDDRDVPFHRLTLTQGTTYNSYLLMTEKPTVIDTVDMSFGKEFVDNLKNIIELDKIKYIVINHTEPDHSGSLRSLASKATNAVIVCTKLAVNELKEMYKLHDREFLVVGDGDTLDIGGKTLKFIETPYLHTEETMITYCEEDKILFPCDIFSTHVANYEYFNDMAKEDIKDDYIGYYKLIMHPHRRYVQNMIEKIKDLDIKMIAPSHGFIIRDNVQSFIDIYANMSKNTDLDKKALILYSTMTGSTKKIATILKEKFEDQNIVSEVMDVNKSPREDIMKAINEANVILFGSSTRYGDMIGNMEDILKNLKSLNLESKFGVAFGSYGWSGEAIEVIQDYLSETNLKVLNTSDVIKSTGMIDLEFPIRIRFSPKESNLNNIERSALYTSDLLLSTI; this comes from the coding sequence ATGGAAAAAAATATTATGCTAAGTAAAAATATATTTTGGATTGGTAAAGTTGATGACAGAGATGTACCTTTTCATAGATTGACTTTAACTCAAGGAACTACTTATAATAGTTATTTATTAATGACTGAAAAACCTACAGTAATTGATACTGTTGATATGAGTTTTGGAAAAGAATTTGTAGATAATTTAAAAAATATAATTGAACTTGATAAAATTAAATATATTGTAATTAATCATACTGAACCTGATCATTCTGGTTCACTTAGAAGTTTAGCTTCTAAAGCTACAAATGCTGTAATTGTATGTACAAAACTGGCTGTAAATGAACTTAAAGAAATGTATAAACTTCACGATAGGGAATTTCTCGTTGTAGGGGATGGTGATACTCTAGACATAGGTGGCAAGACTCTTAAATTCATAGAAACTCCATATCTTCATACTGAAGAAACTATGATAACTTATTGTGAAGAAGATAAAATTTTATTTCCTTGCGATATTTTTAGTACCCATGTAGCTAACTATGAATATTTTAATGATATGGCAAAAGAAGATATCAAAGATGACTATATTGGCTATTACAAATTAATAATGCACCCTCATAGAAGATATGTTCAAAACATGATTGAAAAAATCAAAGATTTAGACATAAAAATGATAGCACCATCTCATGGATTTATTATTAGAGATAATGTTCAAAGCTTCATAGATATTTATGCTAATATGAGTAAGAATACAGATTTGGATAAAAAAGCACTTATTCTATACTCTACTATGACAGGAAGCACAAAAAAGATTGCGACTATTCTTAAGGAAAAATTTGAAGATCAAAATATAGTTTCAGAAGTTATGGATGTAAATAAAAGTCCTAGAGAAGATATAATGAAAGCTATTAATGAAGCAAACGTAATTTTATTTGGCAGCTCCACTAGATATGGAGATATGATTGGGAATATGGAGGATATTCTAAAAAATCTTAAATCTTTAAATTTAGAATCTAAATTCGGCGTAGCCTTTGGGTCATACGGCTGGAGTGGAGAGGCTATAGAAGTGATACAAGACTATTTAAGTGAAACTAATCTAAAAGTATTAAACACATCTGATGTAATTAAGTCTACTGGTATGATTGATTTAGAATTTCCAATAAGGATTAGATTTTCACCTAAAGAAAGCAACTTAAATAATATTGAACGTTCAGCCCTTTATACTTCTGATTTATTACTTAGTACAATTTAA
- a CDS encoding oxidoreductase: MIDTKVTSNNKWRGFKDFLVFKIVKEDDVVTSLYLKSLDGSKLPEFIAGQFITVRIKNEDNTFTKPKQYTLSMNSNEEFYRISVKREEHGYLSKKLCDEIKAGDNLQITAPLGNFILKDSEKPLVLIGGGIGITPMLTMAYDAVNSSRKIHFIYSIPNSTHHSFKEETAKLHNNNKFKSTVFYTRPTKTEESEKYFNIKGRISKEWMIENLPKDGEFYFCGPIPFMKTIYHNLISMGIEKEYINFEMFETGVDITKE; encoded by the coding sequence ATGATAGATACCAAGGTAACTTCAAATAACAAATGGAGGGGATTTAAAGACTTTCTGGTATTTAAAATAGTTAAAGAAGATGATGTAGTTACATCATTATATTTAAAATCATTAGATGGAAGTAAACTTCCTGAATTCATAGCAGGACAATTTATAACTGTCAGAATTAAAAATGAAGATAATACTTTCACTAAGCCTAAACAATATACGTTGTCCATGAATTCTAATGAAGAATTTTATAGAATAAGTGTAAAAAGAGAAGAACATGGTTACTTAAGTAAAAAACTATGTGATGAAATAAAGGCAGGAGATAATCTTCAAATAACTGCACCCCTTGGAAATTTCATATTAAAGGATAGTGAAAAGCCACTAGTTTTAATAGGAGGAGGAATTGGAATAACACCAATGCTTACAATGGCTTATGATGCAGTAAATAGTAGCAGAAAAATACATTTTATTTACAGTATACCTAATTCAACACATCATAGTTTTAAAGAAGAAACAGCAAAATTACATAATAATAATAAATTCAAAAGTACAGTATTCTATACACGTCCTACAAAAACTGAGGAATCAGAAAAATATTTTAATATAAAAGGTAGAATATCAAAGGAATGGATGATAGAGAACTTACCTAAGGATGGAGAATTTTATTTTTGCGGGCCAATACCATTTATGAAAACTATCTATCATAATTTAATATCAATGGGAATTGAAAAGGAATATATAAACTTTGAAATGTTTGAAACAGGAGTAGATATAACAAAAGAGTAA